One genomic region from Leifsonia poae encodes:
- a CDS encoding ROK family protein, giving the protein MAHVERALEPEASRLRAANAARCALALRDGGRATVAQVASRSGLSRPTVESALIQMGERGIVRAVDEHTLGGRGAGRPARIYEFVGDLGYVVGVDVGIHRIRVAVSDLAGVVVAWADEPVETSVAGPGRMLGVKGAIGRCLEAGGIDRGRLVAMAVAVSGLVGEDGRLIVSRNFPDWEGVDIAGHLRAEFGCEVTVENDMRLAALAEHRMGAARLMTDVVYFFAGHRISMGLIIGGRLRRGSHSAAGEIGDIVFSKRVNELGQLTWSTAETGEEVFRRAIDGDADSQAEIERFVGGLATGIATVAMAIDPDVVVVGGGLSRAGEALLAPLRRAVLAAIPLPIRPSIIASELGAESVVLGAVVLAFALSSEALYGVEEIQEPQIDVVGARALAEGAVRP; this is encoded by the coding sequence ATGGCACATGTCGAGCGGGCCTTGGAGCCTGAGGCTTCCCGACTACGGGCGGCGAACGCCGCGCGGTGCGCGCTCGCGCTCCGTGACGGCGGCCGGGCCACAGTGGCGCAGGTCGCGTCGCGCTCCGGCCTGTCCCGTCCGACTGTCGAATCCGCCCTCATCCAGATGGGGGAGCGCGGAATCGTCCGCGCCGTCGACGAGCACACGCTCGGCGGGCGCGGCGCCGGCCGGCCGGCCCGCATCTACGAATTCGTCGGCGACCTGGGGTATGTGGTCGGCGTCGATGTCGGCATCCACCGAATCCGGGTCGCCGTCTCCGACCTGGCCGGTGTCGTCGTCGCCTGGGCCGACGAGCCGGTCGAGACGAGCGTCGCCGGGCCGGGGCGCATGCTCGGCGTGAAAGGCGCCATCGGCCGCTGCCTCGAAGCGGGCGGGATCGATCGGGGCAGACTGGTGGCCATGGCGGTCGCCGTCTCCGGGTTGGTCGGCGAAGACGGGCGGCTCATCGTCTCGCGCAACTTCCCCGATTGGGAGGGCGTCGACATCGCCGGGCACCTCCGCGCCGAGTTCGGCTGCGAAGTCACGGTCGAGAACGACATGCGACTCGCGGCCTTGGCCGAACACCGGATGGGCGCCGCCCGGCTGATGACGGATGTCGTGTACTTCTTCGCGGGCCACCGCATCTCGATGGGGCTCATCATCGGGGGTCGCCTGCGGCGCGGGAGCCACAGCGCGGCCGGCGAGATCGGCGACATCGTCTTCTCCAAACGGGTGAACGAGCTCGGCCAGCTCACGTGGAGCACCGCAGAGACCGGCGAAGAGGTGTTCCGGCGGGCGATCGACGGCGACGCGGACTCGCAGGCCGAGATCGAACGGTTCGTGGGCGGACTCGCCACCGGCATCGCGACGGTGGCGATGGCGATCGACCCGGATGTGGTCGTCGTCGGTGGTGGACTCTCCCGAGCCGGCGAGGCCCTGCTCGCTCCGCTTCGGCGGGCCGTGCTGGCGGCCATCCCGTTGCCGATCCGCCCGTCGATCATCGCCTCAGAACTCGGAGCGGAGTCGGTGGTGCTCGGCGCCGTCGTGCTCGCGTTCGCACTCTCCTCCGAAGCGCTCTACGGCGTCGAAGAGATCCAGGAACCGCAGATCGATGTCGTGGGCGCGCGGGCGCTCGCAGAAGGGGCCGTTCGTCCATGA
- a CDS encoding Gfo/Idh/MocA family protein: MTKQETRRPLQLAVIGVGARSEIASHAVASGAGEIVAVADPSTAALERAKEMFGAGIRTFAGHRDLLAGDVPLDAAFVTSPDHTHAEIAIDLLHAGIAVYLEKPLAISLVDADAILAAAAESGSKLYVGHNMRHMAVVRLMREIIKRGDIGEVKAVWCRHFVGNGGDYYFKDWHAERAKSNGLLLQKGAHDIDIIHWLAGGYSTLVTGMGDLTVYGDIDDRRDNSDRTMPDWFSFANWPPLSQTELNPVIDVEDLSMVSMRLDNGVLASYQQCHFTPDYWRNYTVIGTEGRLENFGDTDGGIVRVWNRRTGYDADGDVEYRVRGDAGGHGDADQLTVGEFVDFVRDGAHTETSAVAARNAVATAVAATESLRDGSRPRRVSAVDERVAARL; encoded by the coding sequence ATGACCAAGCAGGAGACACGTCGACCGTTGCAGCTCGCTGTGATCGGAGTGGGGGCGCGGTCGGAGATCGCGTCGCACGCCGTCGCCTCGGGCGCAGGCGAGATCGTCGCCGTGGCCGATCCGAGCACTGCCGCGCTGGAACGCGCGAAAGAGATGTTCGGCGCCGGCATCCGCACGTTCGCCGGTCATCGCGACCTCCTCGCCGGAGACGTTCCGCTCGACGCGGCCTTCGTCACCTCGCCGGATCACACGCACGCCGAGATCGCGATCGACCTGCTGCACGCGGGGATCGCGGTCTACCTGGAGAAGCCGCTCGCCATTTCGCTCGTCGATGCCGACGCCATACTGGCCGCTGCGGCCGAGAGCGGAAGCAAGCTCTACGTGGGCCACAACATGCGCCACATGGCCGTCGTGCGTCTCATGCGGGAGATCATCAAGAGAGGCGACATCGGCGAGGTGAAAGCGGTGTGGTGCCGCCACTTCGTCGGCAACGGCGGCGACTATTACTTCAAGGACTGGCACGCCGAACGCGCCAAGTCGAACGGTCTGCTGCTGCAGAAGGGCGCGCACGACATCGACATCATCCACTGGCTGGCCGGCGGGTACTCGACGCTGGTGACCGGGATGGGCGATCTGACCGTCTACGGAGACATCGACGACCGTCGGGACAACTCGGACCGCACGATGCCGGACTGGTTCTCCTTCGCGAACTGGCCGCCCCTCAGCCAGACGGAACTGAACCCGGTCATCGACGTGGAAGACCTCTCGATGGTGTCGATGCGGCTCGACAACGGTGTGCTCGCCTCGTACCAGCAGTGCCACTTCACCCCCGACTACTGGCGCAACTACACCGTCATCGGAACCGAGGGACGGCTCGAGAACTTCGGAGACACGGACGGCGGCATCGTGCGCGTCTGGAACCGCCGCACCGGCTACGACGCCGACGGGGACGTCGAGTACCGCGTGCGCGGCGACGCCGGCGGACACGGGGATGCCGATCAGCTCACGGTCGGCGAGTTCGTCGACTTCGTGCGCGACGGCGCCCACACCGAGACGTCCGCCGTGGCGGCGCGCAACGCCGTTGCCACCGCTGTCGCCGCCACCGAATCGCTGCGCGACGGTTCGAGACCGCGGCGCGTCTCCGCCGTCGACGAGCGCGTCGCGGCGCGGTTGTAA
- a CDS encoding ABC transporter substrate-binding protein, with translation MRKAMLAAGVTVAAVALLAGCSSNTGSGSDTTADHNLSASISYAFWDANQKPAMDKLISDFNKEYPKITVTEQVTPYQNYFTKLQTQGSSKTLPDVFWMNGPNFQLYASNGLLEPVSSAVQPSNYPAALNELYSYDGKQYGAPKDFDTIAVYYNKAVFDKAGVAYPTADWTWDEFHQKAKAISDKLKSEGVYGVASGLSGGQEVYYNTIFQAGGSVVSKDGKKSGYDSAESIKGLQFVRDLIADGSSPTPSQLSDTPQDQWFINSKSAMIWSGTWLNSELLKSPIKDTIALAPLPKGEKNATVIHGLANVVAKDSKNKAAAVAFQNYLAGKQAAQTQAEMGAANPAFNGTQEAFVKTAPWDLNIFEKAAADYSYPYPISKNTAAWNKLENDLLPDAFDGKRPVAEVAKQLATEMNAALAKE, from the coding sequence ATGCGAAAAGCCATGCTGGCCGCAGGAGTCACGGTTGCTGCCGTCGCTCTGCTTGCGGGCTGCTCATCCAACACCGGTAGTGGATCCGATACCACCGCTGATCATAATCTGTCGGCATCGATCTCCTACGCGTTCTGGGACGCCAACCAGAAGCCCGCGATGGACAAGCTCATCTCGGACTTCAACAAGGAGTACCCGAAAATCACGGTGACCGAACAGGTCACGCCCTACCAGAACTACTTCACCAAACTGCAGACGCAGGGGTCATCGAAGACCCTGCCCGACGTGTTCTGGATGAACGGACCGAACTTCCAGCTCTACGCGTCGAATGGCCTGCTGGAGCCGGTGAGCTCCGCGGTGCAACCGTCCAACTATCCGGCCGCCCTCAACGAGCTCTACAGCTACGACGGTAAGCAGTACGGTGCGCCGAAGGACTTCGACACGATCGCGGTGTACTACAACAAGGCGGTCTTCGACAAGGCCGGCGTCGCCTATCCCACCGCCGATTGGACCTGGGACGAGTTCCACCAGAAGGCCAAGGCGATCTCGGACAAGCTCAAGAGCGAGGGCGTCTACGGGGTGGCGAGCGGTCTCTCCGGCGGCCAGGAGGTGTACTACAACACCATCTTCCAGGCCGGCGGTTCTGTCGTCTCCAAAGACGGGAAGAAGTCGGGATACGACTCCGCCGAGTCGATCAAGGGCCTGCAGTTCGTGCGCGACCTGATCGCCGACGGTTCGTCCCCGACGCCGTCGCAGTTGTCTGACACTCCTCAGGACCAGTGGTTCATCAACAGCAAGTCGGCGATGATCTGGTCGGGCACCTGGCTCAACTCCGAGCTGCTCAAGTCGCCGATCAAAGACACGATCGCGCTCGCCCCGCTGCCCAAGGGTGAGAAGAACGCCACGGTGATCCACGGTCTCGCGAACGTCGTGGCCAAGGATTCGAAGAACAAGGCGGCGGCGGTCGCGTTCCAGAACTACCTTGCAGGCAAGCAGGCCGCGCAGACCCAGGCGGAGATGGGCGCGGCGAACCCGGCCTTCAATGGAACGCAGGAAGCCTTCGTGAAGACGGCGCCCTGGGATCTGAACATCTTCGAGAAGGCGGCGGCCGACTACTCCTACCCGTACCCCATCTCGAAGAACACGGCGGCGTGGAACAAGCTGGAGAACGACCTGCTCCCCGACGCCTTCGATGGCAAGCGGCCGGTGGCCGAGGTGGCCAAGCAGCTCGCGACCGAGATGAACGCGGCGCTCGCCAAAGAGTGA
- a CDS encoding carbohydrate ABC transporter permease, with protein MSIQTASKDAGATEKSVAPAPRVARPKSRAKRAEMWWAALFVLPLLFGVVVFYIWPILRNAYFSFTTWGVFGGATWSGLTNYDAMLADPMFWRSILNTLIYVGFLLLGIPLAVIFASLINRPGLRFAALYRTAFFLPYVAMPAAVSMVWRIIFNGDFGMLNYVLSLVGIKGPNWLSTEWIALIAVGVVGMWISLGFNLIVLSAGMKGIPPEMYEASSLDGASPLRQFFSITVPLLSPSIFFVSVMTVITGFQLFDLLYALMGTQNPAINNTQSMVYLFFAHQQTGDNGYAAAVGVAILLLVGVFTILQFRMQKKWVTYV; from the coding sequence ATGTCGATCCAAACCGCTAGCAAGGATGCGGGTGCCACCGAGAAGTCGGTGGCACCCGCCCCTCGGGTCGCGCGCCCGAAGTCGCGCGCCAAACGGGCTGAGATGTGGTGGGCGGCGCTGTTCGTGCTGCCCCTGCTCTTCGGGGTCGTCGTCTTCTACATCTGGCCCATCCTCCGCAACGCCTATTTCAGCTTCACCACCTGGGGCGTCTTCGGCGGTGCCACCTGGAGCGGGCTGACCAACTACGATGCGATGCTCGCCGACCCCATGTTCTGGCGGTCGATCCTGAACACCCTCATCTACGTCGGCTTCCTGCTGCTCGGGATCCCGCTCGCGGTGATCTTCGCCAGCCTCATCAACCGGCCGGGACTCCGCTTCGCCGCGCTCTACCGCACGGCGTTCTTCCTGCCATACGTCGCGATGCCCGCCGCCGTCTCGATGGTCTGGCGGATCATCTTCAACGGCGACTTCGGCATGCTGAACTACGTGCTCTCGCTCGTCGGCATCAAAGGTCCCAACTGGCTCTCGACCGAGTGGATCGCCCTCATCGCGGTCGGCGTGGTTGGCATGTGGATCTCGCTCGGCTTCAACCTGATCGTGCTCTCCGCGGGCATGAAGGGCATCCCTCCGGAGATGTACGAAGCGTCGTCACTCGACGGCGCCAGCCCGCTGCGACAGTTCTTCTCGATCACCGTGCCGCTGCTCAGCCCGTCGATCTTCTTCGTCTCGGTCATGACCGTCATCACGGGGTTCCAGCTGTTCGACCTGCTCTACGCCTTGATGGGAACGCAGAACCCTGCCATCAACAACACGCAGTCGATGGTCTACCTGTTCTTCGCGCACCAGCAGACCGGCGACAACGGCTATGCGGCCGCAGTCGGTGTGGCCATCCTCCTGCTCGTCGGCGTGTTCACCATCCTCCAGTTCCGGATGCAGAAGAAGTGGGTGACCTATGTCTAG
- a CDS encoding carbohydrate ABC transporter permease, with amino-acid sequence MSSAIGVRSKSGKARVGTGVTHVILILASVLMIFPFVWQILMSLSTNSQVTSVPPTLWPGTLHWENFAHVFDQLPFLNQLWVSVAVTLIRTVGQLLLCSMAGYAFARMEFPFKKTIFGLVLAILMVPPQVYLLPQYQIIQGLGWLNTIAGIAAPGIFSAFGTFLMRQFFLGLPDELSEAARLDGANHFQIFWKVMLPLAKPGLSALAIITVLASWNDLLWPLIVATDSTQMPLSAGIATLTGQRSIADYPLLLAASLLAMAPVLILFLLMQKRVIDGIASSGMK; translated from the coding sequence ATGTCTAGTGCCATCGGAGTGCGATCAAAGTCGGGGAAGGCCCGCGTCGGCACCGGCGTGACGCACGTCATCCTCATCCTCGCCTCGGTGCTGATGATCTTCCCGTTCGTCTGGCAGATCCTCATGTCGTTGTCCACCAACTCGCAGGTCACCTCGGTTCCGCCGACGCTCTGGCCCGGAACGCTGCACTGGGAGAACTTCGCCCACGTGTTCGACCAGCTGCCGTTCCTGAACCAACTGTGGGTGTCCGTGGCCGTCACGCTGATCCGCACGGTTGGTCAGCTGCTGCTGTGCTCGATGGCCGGGTACGCGTTCGCGCGCATGGAGTTCCCGTTCAAGAAGACGATCTTCGGTCTGGTGCTCGCCATCCTCATGGTGCCGCCGCAGGTCTACCTGCTGCCCCAGTACCAGATCATCCAGGGGCTCGGTTGGCTGAACACCATCGCCGGCATCGCCGCCCCGGGCATCTTCAGCGCCTTCGGCACCTTCCTGATGCGTCAGTTCTTCCTCGGGCTCCCGGATGAGCTGTCAGAAGCCGCAAGGCTGGACGGCGCGAATCATTTCCAGATCTTCTGGAAGGTGATGCTGCCGCTGGCGAAGCCAGGACTCTCGGCGCTCGCGATCATCACCGTGCTCGCGTCGTGGAACGACCTGCTCTGGCCGCTCATCGTGGCAACCGACTCGACGCAGATGCCGCTCTCGGCCGGCATCGCCACCCTCACCGGTCAACGCTCCATCGCCGACTACCCCCTCTTGCTCGCGGCGAGCCTCCTCGCGATGGCTCCCGTGCTCATCCTGTTCCTGCTGATGCAGAAGCGCGTCATCGACGGCATCGCATCCTCGGGCATGAAATAG
- a CDS encoding Gfo/Idh/MocA family protein yields the protein MNTLRVGLIGAGGISHVHAAAWRELGARVSVHSHVGAEALAEQYGFTLAPSLDELLAAVDIVDIVTPSNTHRDLALAAIAAGKHVVCEKPLATTAEAAREIVAAAQAAGVQVYPAHVVRFFPDYSKVEEQVTAGRIGTPAVLRFVRGGEAPRSGSWFFDESAGGGIVLDQMIHDLDQALWLAGPVTEVYAVQSPASVNGRVPEVVTAHVVLTHAGGAISHVQGTWGARGTVFRTSADIAGTAGVLAIDSGIDTPTLLEVPENGDAHGYLPPAAHAESPYTTQLREIAEAFAGGPVPRVTPADGIRAVALAEAAAESLRTGRVVGVDLAAAVAGPEVKASVEA from the coding sequence GTGAACACACTCCGAGTCGGCCTCATCGGTGCCGGCGGAATCTCCCATGTGCATGCGGCGGCCTGGCGCGAGCTGGGCGCCCGGGTCAGCGTGCACTCGCACGTCGGCGCCGAGGCGCTCGCCGAGCAGTACGGCTTCACCCTGGCACCGAGCCTCGACGAACTGCTCGCCGCCGTCGACATCGTCGACATCGTGACGCCGAGCAACACCCATCGTGATCTCGCGCTCGCGGCGATCGCGGCCGGAAAGCACGTGGTGTGCGAGAAGCCGTTGGCGACGACGGCGGAGGCCGCCCGGGAGATCGTGGCGGCCGCGCAGGCGGCGGGCGTTCAGGTGTACCCCGCGCATGTCGTGCGGTTCTTCCCCGACTACTCGAAGGTCGAAGAGCAGGTGACCGCGGGACGAATCGGCACGCCGGCCGTTCTGCGTTTTGTCCGCGGCGGGGAGGCACCGAGGTCGGGTTCGTGGTTCTTTGACGAGTCCGCCGGCGGCGGGATCGTGCTCGACCAGATGATCCACGATCTCGATCAGGCACTCTGGTTGGCCGGCCCGGTCACCGAGGTCTACGCCGTGCAGAGCCCGGCGAGTGTCAACGGTCGTGTTCCCGAGGTCGTGACGGCCCACGTCGTGCTCACGCACGCCGGTGGCGCGATCAGCCATGTCCAGGGAACCTGGGGCGCGCGTGGAACGGTCTTTCGCACGAGCGCGGACATCGCCGGCACCGCGGGCGTGCTGGCCATCGACTCCGGCATCGATACCCCGACACTGCTGGAGGTGCCCGAGAACGGCGACGCGCACGGCTACCTGCCTCCGGCAGCGCACGCCGAGAGCCCTTACACGACACAGCTCCGCGAGATCGCGGAAGCCTTCGCGGGAGGCCCGGTGCCGCGGGTGACGCCGGCCGACGGCATCCGTGCGGTCGCGCTCGCCGAGGCGGCCGCCGAGTCGCTGCGCACGGGTCGCGTGGTGGGGGTCGATCTGGCCGCTGCAGTGGCCGGGCCCGAAGTGAAGGCGAGCGTCGAAGCATGA
- a CDS encoding Gfo/Idh/MocA family protein, translating to MTTNGGSLVTERPKTKIAVLSFAHPHAIGYCRLLAARDDVELLTTDPDGATAGDAAPRGADLAGMLGVPYAESYAEALAWAPDAVVVTAENARHRELVELAAGAGAHILCEKPLATTVDDAKAMVAAAELAGVTLMTAYPVRFAASFVDARDRVRAGQLGTIIGVKGTNNGKIPLADRSWFTDETLSGGGSLVDHVVHCADLLDELFGALPTSVRAVSNRMLHADSGVTVETGGMVTAIYPGGVVATIDCSWSVPDSSPTWGGVTLQITGTKGRLTIAPFVQHVRGYDAAGEIWESVGDDLDRAMLAEFLAAVRDGRTATPDGRVGVRTLQVVDAAQRSVRSGQPILL from the coding sequence ATGACCACGAACGGAGGATCCCTGGTGACCGAACGACCGAAAACGAAGATCGCGGTGCTCTCGTTCGCGCATCCGCACGCCATCGGATACTGCCGGTTGCTGGCCGCGCGCGACGACGTCGAGCTTCTGACCACCGACCCCGACGGTGCGACAGCCGGTGACGCAGCCCCGCGGGGCGCGGACCTGGCCGGGATGCTCGGCGTCCCCTACGCGGAGAGCTACGCCGAAGCACTGGCCTGGGCCCCGGATGCAGTGGTCGTCACCGCCGAGAACGCGCGGCATCGCGAGCTGGTGGAGCTGGCTGCCGGCGCCGGTGCGCACATCCTGTGCGAGAAGCCCCTGGCGACCACGGTGGATGACGCGAAAGCGATGGTCGCCGCCGCAGAGCTGGCCGGGGTGACCTTGATGACGGCGTATCCCGTTCGCTTCGCTGCGTCGTTCGTCGATGCCCGCGACCGTGTGCGCGCCGGTCAGCTCGGCACGATCATCGGCGTGAAGGGTACGAACAACGGCAAGATCCCGCTCGCAGATCGCTCGTGGTTCACCGATGAGACGCTCTCCGGCGGCGGGTCACTCGTCGACCACGTGGTGCACTGCGCCGACCTCCTGGACGAGCTCTTCGGTGCGCTGCCGACGTCGGTGCGGGCGGTCAGCAACCGGATGCTGCACGCCGACTCCGGCGTCACGGTGGAGACGGGTGGCATGGTGACCGCGATCTATCCGGGAGGCGTCGTCGCCACGATCGACTGCTCCTGGAGCGTGCCCGACAGCTCGCCGACCTGGGGCGGGGTCACCCTGCAGATCACCGGCACGAAGGGACGCCTGACGATCGCGCCGTTCGTGCAGCATGTGCGCGGGTACGATGCAGCGGGCGAGATCTGGGAGTCGGTCGGCGACGACCTCGACCGGGCGATGTTGGCCGAGTTCCTTGCCGCGGTGCGAGACGGGCGCACGGCCACCCCTGACGGGCGGGTCGGCGTGCGCACCCTGCAGGTGGTGGATGCGGCGCAGCGTTCGGTGCGCAGCGGCCAGCCGATCCTGCTCTAG
- a CDS encoding NAD-binding protein produces the protein MDVTTVAPADAEAFSAWAHGAGIRYVHSPVIGSLAPARAAALGVLIGGDHDAARDARTVVALWADPNKIRLLDTAAKAATAKLIANLALAVSMEALVESVRLGDAGRLTPEEVVSILGITTIAPIAALKGGTVIDRTFTDTQFSAALLAKDARLMLATSQKPLPAVALVADALDRATAAGDGEQDFSVIARE, from the coding sequence ATCGACGTCACCACTGTCGCGCCGGCCGACGCCGAGGCGTTCTCCGCGTGGGCTCACGGGGCCGGCATCCGCTACGTGCACTCTCCCGTCATCGGCTCGTTGGCTCCTGCGCGCGCCGCGGCCCTGGGCGTGCTGATCGGCGGCGACCACGATGCCGCCCGCGACGCACGCACCGTTGTGGCGCTCTGGGCGGACCCCAACAAGATCCGGCTGCTCGACACGGCTGCGAAAGCCGCCACCGCCAAGCTCATCGCCAACCTCGCTCTCGCCGTGTCAATGGAGGCGCTGGTCGAGTCCGTGCGTCTCGGCGACGCCGGCAGACTGACCCCTGAGGAGGTGGTGAGCATTCTCGGCATCACCACCATCGCGCCCATCGCCGCCCTGAAGGGCGGCACGGTGATCGACCGCACGTTCACCGACACCCAGTTCTCGGCCGCCCTGCTCGCGAAAGACGCGCGACTCATGCTGGCCACGAGCCAGAAGCCCCTCCCGGCGGTGGCTCTGGTGGCCGACGCCCTCGACCGGGCGACGGCAGCGGGCGACGGCGAGCAGGACTTCTCCGTCATCGCGCGCGAGTGA
- a CDS encoding baeRF8 domain-containing protein has translation MEHKDIPTKADIERIASYREPGSVTIYLPTGTVPAEADRARIELKNHLAHAVRRLEEGGISKQRVAAIQHEGESILEDREFWRFQSRSLAVFLNGEVSETFRLPSRLTSSCDVSDRFFVKPLLRAVTFPQTALILALAQNSVRLIQVSPEAPAQSLEIPGMPSDVASAVGKTSVSGRSAEGRIQGSEGQKVRMLEYVQAIERALHPLLATSTEPLILASSEPLVGIFRGATSYPHLVDDVIGGNPEEKTDEELAAAARLVLDRVYAEKTARLREDFEARIAGGTALVDLSDIARAATYGAVETLVVDIERRVPGTLDDETGAITFDDEDATSNYGVVDEILRRALASKAKVYALRAEDVPGGGAAAAAVRFPV, from the coding sequence ATGGAGCACAAAGACATTCCGACCAAGGCCGACATCGAGAGGATCGCGTCCTACCGAGAACCGGGGTCCGTCACGATCTATCTGCCGACCGGCACGGTGCCGGCCGAGGCCGACCGGGCGCGGATCGAGCTGAAGAACCATCTCGCCCATGCCGTGCGGCGGCTTGAGGAGGGCGGGATCTCGAAACAGCGTGTCGCTGCCATCCAACACGAAGGCGAAAGCATCCTCGAGGACCGCGAGTTCTGGCGCTTCCAATCGCGTTCGCTCGCCGTGTTCCTGAACGGGGAGGTGAGCGAGACGTTCCGGCTTCCGAGCAGATTGACCTCGTCGTGCGACGTTTCCGACCGGTTCTTCGTCAAGCCGTTGCTGCGTGCCGTGACCTTTCCGCAGACCGCGCTCATCCTTGCGCTCGCCCAGAACTCGGTGCGTCTGATCCAGGTGTCGCCCGAGGCGCCGGCGCAGTCCCTGGAGATTCCCGGCATGCCGAGCGACGTGGCTTCGGCGGTGGGAAAGACCTCCGTGAGCGGGCGCAGTGCCGAGGGGCGCATCCAAGGCTCAGAGGGGCAGAAGGTGCGGATGCTCGAGTATGTTCAGGCGATCGAGCGCGCCCTTCACCCTTTACTCGCGACCTCGACCGAACCGCTCATCCTGGCCTCCTCCGAGCCGCTCGTCGGCATCTTCCGGGGCGCCACCAGCTACCCGCATCTCGTGGACGACGTGATCGGCGGCAACCCGGAGGAGAAGACCGACGAGGAATTGGCCGCCGCCGCCCGGCTCGTCCTCGACCGGGTCTATGCCGAGAAGACTGCCCGGCTGCGCGAAGACTTCGAGGCTCGGATCGCCGGGGGAACAGCCCTGGTCGATCTGAGCGACATCGCTCGCGCCGCCACCTATGGGGCGGTCGAGACGCTGGTGGTAGACATCGAACGACGTGTGCCGGGAACACTGGACGACGAAACGGGAGCGATCACGTTCGACGACGAAGACGCGACGAGCAACTACGGAGTCGTCGACGAGATCCTCCGCCGAGCGCTCGCCTCGAAGGCGAAAGTCTACGCGTTGCGCGCGGAGGACGTTCCCGGCGGCGGGGCCGCCGCGGCCGCTGTGCGTTTTCCCGTCTAG
- a CDS encoding DUF2017 family protein, whose translation MKGFRRRSDGTVAAMFEPEEVDIVVQFAAESAALADAARTGGQLLIDPALIRLLPDAYPDDPAASAEFRRYTTDGLAERKALNARIVIESLSRAGTGRVEVRLDDAGSAAWLRTITDIRLVLGARLGIVQDGDEGDIHDEGSALLRAVFDWLAFVQDSLVVALTPRSGRSRRESP comes from the coding sequence GTGAAAGGGTTCCGCCGCCGGAGCGACGGGACCGTCGCAGCGATGTTCGAGCCCGAGGAGGTCGACATCGTCGTGCAGTTCGCCGCCGAGAGCGCCGCGCTCGCCGACGCTGCGCGGACAGGCGGGCAGTTGCTGATCGACCCGGCGCTCATCCGGTTGCTTCCAGACGCCTACCCCGACGACCCGGCGGCCTCGGCGGAGTTCCGCCGCTACACCACCGACGGCCTCGCCGAACGAAAGGCGCTCAACGCCCGAATCGTGATCGAGTCGCTCTCGCGCGCCGGAACAGGCAGGGTGGAGGTTCGCCTCGACGACGCCGGCTCGGCCGCGTGGCTGCGCACCATCACCGACATCCGCCTCGTGCTCGGCGCCCGGCTCGGAATCGTGCAAGACGGCGACGAGGGCGACATCCACGATGAGGGTTCCGCGCTGCTCCGCGCCGTATTCGACTGGCTCGCCTTTGTGCAAGACTCCCTCGTCGTCGCGCTCACCCCGCGCTCCGGCCGGAGTCGCAGAGAGTCCCCCTAG
- the clpS gene encoding ATP-dependent Clp protease adapter ClpS, with product MSDTSTLEETDLGERLSLGVPWVTIVWNDPVNLMSYVSYVFQTYFGFAKREAERLMMLVHTEGRAVVATGTREEMERHVEAMHDYGLWATLTKADS from the coding sequence GTGAGCGACACGAGCACCCTGGAAGAGACCGACCTCGGCGAGCGACTGAGCCTCGGCGTGCCGTGGGTGACGATCGTGTGGAATGATCCGGTCAACCTCATGTCGTATGTGAGCTACGTGTTCCAGACCTACTTCGGGTTCGCGAAACGGGAAGCGGAACGCCTGATGATGCTCGTCCACACCGAAGGCCGCGCCGTGGTGGCCACCGGCACCCGCGAAGAGATGGAACGGCACGTCGAGGCGATGCACGACTACGGTCTCTGGGCCACCCTGACGAAGGCCGACTCGTGA